A single region of the Actinoplanes sp. SE50/110 genome encodes:
- a CDS encoding diacylglycerol kinase family protein — protein MVDVVLLSLAEGSGDSCGSGCGGCTAVCATPRTPVLACADVLRNAGATVETVLAGSDQEIDAVLARFDGPARPDGLTWPSLNSPARLVIAVATDGQLRAVVRRMVRRWAPAPSKRPADLEATRTVPDLPPVAILPLDPGSTTDLAAQLGLPRTPADVANAVLSGAVRRLDLLRNDGGSVTLDGALLGGADDNGAAVPWRGRVEVDDSVLSEGEEPILACVIGNGGGYAEFDGLRLLAEGNPTDGRVEVAVAVPVVVKQRFRGTRVRVEVRRARGRAVSVLPREGELQFLDDGVAGSTTRKRSWWTEAGAWAVYA, from the coding sequence ATGGTCGACGTCGTGCTGCTCAGCCTGGCCGAGGGATCAGGCGACTCGTGTGGCTCCGGGTGCGGCGGCTGCACCGCGGTCTGCGCCACCCCGCGCACCCCGGTGCTCGCCTGCGCCGACGTACTGCGGAACGCCGGCGCCACGGTGGAGACCGTGCTCGCCGGCTCCGATCAGGAGATCGACGCGGTGCTGGCCCGGTTCGACGGCCCGGCCCGGCCCGACGGGCTGACCTGGCCGTCCCTGAACTCGCCGGCCCGCCTGGTCATCGCGGTCGCCACCGACGGCCAACTCCGGGCGGTCGTACGCCGGATGGTGCGGCGCTGGGCACCGGCCCCCAGCAAACGCCCCGCCGACCTGGAAGCCACCCGGACCGTGCCGGACCTGCCGCCGGTCGCGATCCTGCCGCTCGACCCGGGCAGCACCACCGATCTGGCCGCCCAGCTCGGCCTGCCGCGCACCCCGGCGGACGTGGCGAACGCCGTGCTCTCCGGTGCCGTGCGCCGGCTCGACCTGCTGCGCAACGACGGCGGCTCGGTGACGCTCGACGGAGCGCTGCTCGGCGGCGCCGACGACAACGGCGCGGCGGTGCCGTGGCGCGGGCGCGTCGAGGTCGACGACAGCGTGCTCAGCGAGGGCGAGGAACCGATCCTGGCCTGCGTGATCGGCAACGGCGGCGGCTACGCCGAATTCGACGGGCTGCGACTGCTGGCCGAGGGCAACCCTACGGACGGCCGGGTCGAGGTGGCCGTGGCGGTGCCGGTGGTGGTGAAACAGCGGTTCCGCGGGACCCGGGTGCGCGTCGAGGTGCGGCGGGCCCGCGGCCGGGCCGTCTCGGTGCTGCCCCGGGAGGGGGAACTGCAGTTCCTCGACGACGGGGTGGCGGGGTCGACGACCCGGAAACGGTCCTGGTGGACCGAGGCCGGGGCGTGGGCGGTGTACGCCTAG
- a CDS encoding LOG family protein yields MPDPLQPVLGGDAPFDATEFEIESREELDTHLVKNTLAGLIVLGLRLDRNPPDLSTVDVRDTLFVGCRLVSPEVEVDLIRRGAHIVPPFSTLPYPTHPALLYTPDDLAAGFAEGGFAGMYDTVVYRHFVARGGAVPDVREALAQRLHDAGIDNALGKALSAWAATHGTAGPVGIMGGHAEARGSQAYRMAATLARRLAKGGRLIVTGGGPGVMEAANLGAYFASRTEREMAAAIDMLVPAPDFRDHDPYTAAALGVRATYPLPAVDLADRLRYGGLALPTWLYGHEPANLFAGQIGKYFSNAVREDSILRLSRGGIVFAPGWAGTVQEVFQAATKTFYRTDGPSGAFVFLGADHWAKLPVVDLLGTLLARSPHGDQSGLILVTDSLDEAMTALTT; encoded by the coding sequence ATGCCGGATCCGCTACAGCCGGTGCTCGGCGGCGATGCGCCGTTCGACGCCACCGAGTTCGAGATCGAGTCTCGCGAGGAGCTCGACACCCACCTCGTCAAGAACACCCTGGCCGGGCTGATCGTTCTCGGTCTTCGTCTCGACCGCAATCCCCCCGACCTGTCCACTGTCGACGTGCGGGACACCCTGTTCGTCGGGTGCCGGCTGGTCTCCCCCGAGGTCGAGGTCGACCTGATCCGCCGCGGCGCGCACATCGTGCCGCCGTTCAGCACCCTGCCCTACCCGACGCATCCGGCGCTGCTCTACACCCCCGACGACCTGGCCGCCGGATTCGCCGAGGGCGGCTTCGCCGGGATGTACGACACCGTCGTCTACCGGCATTTCGTGGCACGTGGCGGGGCGGTGCCGGACGTCCGTGAGGCGCTGGCGCAGCGGCTGCACGACGCCGGGATCGACAATGCGCTGGGCAAGGCGCTGTCCGCGTGGGCGGCCACGCACGGCACGGCCGGCCCGGTGGGGATCATGGGCGGTCATGCCGAGGCGCGCGGGTCGCAGGCGTACCGGATGGCCGCGACGCTGGCCCGGCGGCTGGCCAAGGGCGGGCGGCTGATCGTCACCGGCGGTGGCCCGGGCGTGATGGAGGCGGCCAATCTGGGAGCGTATTTCGCGTCCCGCACCGAGCGGGAGATGGCCGCGGCGATCGACATGCTGGTGCCCGCACCCGACTTCCGTGACCACGACCCGTACACCGCGGCGGCGCTCGGCGTCCGGGCCACCTACCCGCTGCCGGCCGTCGACCTCGCCGACCGGTTGCGGTACGGCGGGCTGGCACTGCCGACCTGGCTCTACGGCCACGAGCCGGCCAACCTGTTCGCCGGGCAGATCGGCAAGTACTTCTCCAACGCCGTGCGGGAGGATTCGATCCTGCGGCTGTCCCGGGGCGGAATCGTCTTCGCGCCCGGCTGGGCCGGGACGGTGCAGGAGGTGTTCCAAGCGGCGACCAAGACGTTCTACCGCACCGACGGGCCGTCCGGGGCGTTCGTCTTCCTCGGCGCCGACCACTGGGCCAAGCTGCCGGTGGTGGACCTGCTGGGCACCCTGCTGGCCCGTTCCCCGCACGGCGACCAGTCCGGCCTGATCCTCGTCACCGACTCCCTCGACGAGGCGATGACCGCCCTCACCACCTGA
- a CDS encoding 3' terminal RNA ribose 2'-O-methyltransferase Hen1, with the protein MLLTVTTTHRPATDLGYLLVKHPDRVHEFDMPTGTAYVMYPEATDARCTAALLLDVDPQRLRARADAFELSQYVNDRPYAASSLLASALSKVFRTALRGVSKDRPELAAEAIPLEIHVPVLRGSADLVTRLFAPLGWAVTASAIPLEPELGGDSRYVDLRLAGTLRLADALNHLYVLLPVLDDGKHYWVAPDEIEKLVRSGAGWLATHPERVLIARRYLAHRKSLATTALDLLDADQPATEEEAELPVARKAPLAEQRRDAVLAALAEAGASRVLDLGCGPGALLSALLRDSRFTEIVGADVSSRALDQAARRLRLERMPQRQRDRIKLIQTALTYHDDRLTGYDAAVLMEVIEHVDPPRLPALEASVFGRARPGAVVVTTPNVEYNVHYAGLSGMRHSDHRFEWTRAEFAAWAADVAERHGYTVTIRGVGDPDETTGAPTQLALFTRTEVTA; encoded by the coding sequence GTGCTGCTCACCGTGACGACCACCCACCGGCCCGCGACCGACCTGGGCTACCTGCTGGTCAAGCATCCCGACCGGGTCCATGAGTTCGACATGCCCACCGGTACGGCGTACGTCATGTATCCCGAGGCCACCGACGCCCGGTGCACCGCCGCGCTGCTGCTGGACGTCGATCCACAGCGGCTGCGCGCCCGGGCCGACGCCTTCGAGCTGAGTCAGTATGTGAACGATCGCCCCTACGCCGCCTCCAGCCTGCTGGCCAGCGCCCTGTCCAAGGTGTTCCGCACCGCCCTGCGCGGCGTCTCCAAGGACCGTCCGGAACTGGCCGCCGAGGCGATCCCGCTGGAGATCCACGTGCCGGTGCTGCGGGGCAGCGCCGACCTGGTCACCCGCCTGTTCGCCCCGCTCGGCTGGGCGGTGACCGCCTCCGCGATCCCGCTGGAGCCGGAGCTCGGCGGCGACAGCCGCTATGTCGACCTGCGCCTGGCCGGCACCCTGCGGCTCGCGGACGCGCTCAACCACCTCTACGTGCTGCTCCCGGTTCTGGACGACGGCAAGCACTACTGGGTCGCCCCGGACGAGATCGAGAAACTGGTGCGCTCCGGGGCCGGTTGGCTCGCCACCCACCCGGAGCGGGTGCTGATCGCCCGGCGCTACCTGGCGCACCGCAAGTCGCTGGCGACCACCGCGCTGGACCTGCTCGACGCCGACCAGCCGGCCACCGAGGAGGAGGCCGAGCTGCCGGTGGCCCGCAAGGCGCCGCTGGCCGAGCAGCGCCGGGACGCGGTGCTCGCGGCGCTGGCCGAGGCCGGGGCCAGCCGGGTGCTCGACCTGGGCTGCGGTCCCGGCGCGCTGCTCAGCGCCCTGCTCAGGGACTCCCGGTTCACCGAGATCGTCGGCGCCGACGTCTCCTCCCGGGCGCTCGATCAGGCGGCCCGCCGGCTGCGGCTGGAGCGGATGCCGCAGCGGCAGCGCGACCGGATCAAGCTCATCCAGACCGCGCTGACGTATCACGACGATCGCCTCACCGGTTACGACGCGGCCGTGCTGATGGAGGTCATCGAGCACGTCGACCCGCCCCGGCTGCCCGCTCTGGAGGCCAGCGTGTTCGGCCGGGCCCGCCCCGGCGCGGTCGTCGTGACCACGCCGAACGTGGAGTACAACGTGCACTACGCGGGTCTTTCCGGCATGCGCCATTCGGACCACCGGTTCGAGTGGACCCGCGCGGAGTTCGCGGCCTGGGCCGCGGACGTCGCGGAGCGCCACGGCTACACGGTGACCATCCGCGGCGTCGGCGACCCGGACGAGACCACCGGGGCGCCCACCCAGCTCGCTCTCTTCACCCGGACGGAGGTGACCGCATGA
- a CDS encoding polynucleotide kinase-phosphatase yields MIDIPELSLVALVGISGSGKSTFARSHFASTQVLSSDFFRGLIADDENDQAASAEAFDALHYIAGKRLAAGRLTVVDATNLQSHGRAALIKLAREHDVLPVAIVLDVPEALAWERTQARPDRTFGRQVVSRMHRDLRRSLGQLAREGFRKVHVLRGPEEIAAAEIRYEKLFNDRRDEHGPFDIVGDVHGCRAELETLLGKLGWELIRDAAGRPIDATHPAGRTAVFVGDLVDRGPDSPGVLRLVMGMVAAGHAICVPGNHEQKLARKLNGRNVQLTHGLPETLEQLAAEPAEFVTEVRTFIESLVSHYVLDDGKLVVAHAGLKEAYQGRASGRVRSFALYGETTGETDEYGLPVRYPWAQEYRGSAAVVYGHVPTPRSEWLNNTICLDTGCVFGGALTALRWPERELVDTPAAKEYYAPVRPLFTAVAEPDRGLDIADVTGRKHLDYGYGRTTVPAENAAAALEVMGRFSVDPETLIWLPPTMAPCSSSTVEGYLEHPSSAFADLRGAGVDRVVCEEKHMGSRAVVRVSASGTGDAIWTRTGRPFFGPELDQPLLARVRAAIEPVLAELETEWLLLDTELLPWSAKAGSLIREQYAGVGAAGRAALPVALAVVDQVAGRGLDVAALRDRLALRSSEIDGYSAAYRSYVKPTDGLTGVTLAPFAVLAGAGTTYATRDHGWHLAIADRLVAADPELFTPTRRMVVDLADPAAEAAATDWWLTLTGAGGEGMVVKPFAGLAAVDGKGRLVQPGVKCRGREYLRIIYGPEYTRPEQLTRLRQRNLGRKRNLALREHGLGLAALDRLAEGAPSWRVHELVFAILAAESEPVDPRL; encoded by the coding sequence ATGATCGACATTCCCGAGCTCAGCCTGGTCGCGCTCGTCGGCATCTCCGGATCCGGCAAGTCGACGTTCGCCCGCTCCCACTTCGCGTCGACCCAGGTGCTCTCCTCGGACTTCTTCCGCGGGCTGATCGCCGACGACGAGAACGACCAGGCCGCCTCCGCCGAGGCGTTCGACGCGCTGCACTACATCGCCGGCAAGCGGCTGGCGGCCGGCCGGCTCACCGTGGTCGACGCGACCAACCTGCAGTCGCACGGCCGGGCCGCCCTGATCAAGCTGGCCCGCGAGCACGACGTGCTGCCGGTCGCGATCGTGCTGGACGTGCCCGAGGCGCTCGCCTGGGAGCGCACGCAGGCCCGGCCGGACCGGACGTTCGGCCGCCAGGTCGTTTCCCGGATGCACCGTGACCTGCGACGCTCGCTCGGGCAGCTGGCCCGCGAGGGGTTCCGCAAGGTGCACGTGCTGCGCGGCCCGGAGGAGATCGCGGCCGCCGAGATCCGCTACGAGAAGCTGTTCAACGACCGGCGCGACGAGCACGGCCCGTTCGACATCGTCGGTGACGTGCACGGCTGCCGCGCCGAGCTGGAGACGCTGCTCGGCAAGCTCGGCTGGGAGCTGATCCGGGACGCGGCCGGCCGCCCGATCGACGCGACACATCCGGCCGGCCGCACCGCCGTCTTCGTCGGTGACCTGGTCGACCGTGGGCCCGACTCGCCCGGCGTGCTGCGTCTGGTGATGGGCATGGTGGCGGCCGGCCACGCGATCTGTGTGCCGGGAAACCACGAGCAGAAGCTGGCCCGCAAGCTGAACGGGCGCAACGTCCAGCTCACCCACGGCCTGCCCGAGACACTGGAGCAGCTGGCCGCCGAGCCGGCCGAGTTCGTCACCGAGGTGCGGACCTTCATCGAGAGCCTGGTCAGCCACTACGTGCTGGATGACGGCAAGCTGGTGGTCGCGCACGCCGGGCTGAAGGAGGCATACCAGGGGCGGGCCTCGGGCCGGGTGCGCAGTTTCGCGCTCTACGGCGAGACGACCGGCGAGACCGACGAGTACGGCCTGCCGGTGCGCTACCCGTGGGCGCAGGAGTACCGCGGGTCCGCCGCCGTCGTCTACGGCCACGTGCCCACCCCGCGCTCGGAGTGGCTCAACAACACCATCTGCCTGGACACCGGCTGTGTCTTCGGCGGTGCCCTGACGGCGCTGCGCTGGCCGGAGCGCGAGCTGGTCGACACCCCGGCGGCCAAGGAGTATTACGCGCCGGTCCGGCCGCTGTTCACGGCCGTCGCCGAACCGGACCGCGGGCTCGACATCGCCGACGTCACCGGCCGCAAGCACCTCGATTACGGGTACGGGCGGACCACCGTCCCGGCCGAGAACGCCGCCGCCGCCCTGGAGGTGATGGGTCGCTTCTCGGTCGATCCGGAAACGCTGATCTGGCTGCCGCCGACGATGGCGCCGTGCTCCAGCTCGACCGTCGAGGGTTACCTGGAGCACCCGTCGTCCGCCTTCGCCGACCTGCGCGGGGCCGGCGTCGACCGGGTGGTCTGCGAGGAGAAGCACATGGGCTCGCGGGCCGTGGTCCGGGTCTCCGCATCCGGCACCGGTGACGCGATCTGGACCCGGACCGGTCGCCCGTTCTTCGGGCCGGAGCTCGACCAGCCGCTGCTGGCCCGGGTGCGCGCCGCGATCGAGCCGGTCCTGGCCGAGCTGGAGACCGAGTGGCTGCTGCTCGACACCGAGCTGCTGCCCTGGTCGGCCAAGGCCGGCAGCCTGATCCGGGAGCAGTACGCCGGGGTCGGCGCGGCCGGCCGGGCCGCGCTGCCGGTCGCCCTGGCGGTGGTCGACCAGGTGGCCGGGCGCGGCCTGGACGTGGCCGCCCTGCGCGACCGGCTCGCCCTGCGCTCCTCGGAGATCGACGGCTACTCGGCGGCCTACCGGTCGTACGTGAAGCCGACCGACGGGCTGACCGGCGTCACCCTCGCCCCGTTCGCGGTGCTGGCCGGCGCCGGGACGACCTACGCGACCAGGGACCACGGTTGGCACCTGGCGATCGCCGACCGTCTGGTGGCCGCCGATCCGGAGCTGTTCACCCCGACCCGGCGGATGGTGGTCGACCTGGCCGACCCGGCGGCTGAGGCGGCCGCCACCGACTGGTGGCTGACCCTGACCGGGGCCGGCGGCGAGGGCATGGTGGTGAAGCCGTTCGCCGGTCTCGCCGCGGTCGACGGCAAGGGCCGGCTGGTGCAGCCCGGCGTGAAATGCCGCGGCCGGGAGTACCTACGGATCATCTATGGCCCGGAGTACACCCGGCCCGAGCAGCTCACCCGGCTGCGGCAGCGCAACCTGGGCCGGAAACGGAACCTGGCGCTGCGC
- a CDS encoding DUF3151 domain-containing protein, with the protein MQNLLPEPPATRLPADAEADQALAAAATAGTDEASKAVAAKYPAYSAVWAPLAAAALAAGEPVTAYAYARTGYHRGLDALRRNGWKGHGPVPWSHEPNQGFLRCLHVLSQAAAVIGEADEAARCAQFLRDSDPAAADALS; encoded by the coding sequence ATGCAGAACCTCCTTCCCGAGCCGCCGGCCACCCGACTCCCGGCCGACGCCGAAGCCGACCAGGCCCTCGCCGCCGCCGCGACCGCCGGCACCGACGAGGCGTCCAAGGCGGTCGCGGCGAAATACCCGGCCTACAGCGCGGTCTGGGCCCCGCTGGCCGCCGCCGCCCTCGCCGCCGGCGAGCCGGTGACCGCTTATGCCTATGCCCGCACCGGCTACCACCGGGGCCTGGACGCACTGCGCCGCAACGGCTGGAAGGGCCACGGCCCGGTGCCCTGGTCGCACGAGCCGAACCAGGGCTTCCTCCGCTGCCTGCACGTGCTGTCCCAGGCGGCCGCCGTGATCGGCGAGGCCGACGAGGCCGCCCGCTGCGCCCAGTTCCTGCGCGACAGCGACCCGGCCGCCGCCGACGCGCTCTCCTAG
- the fbaA gene encoding class II fructose-bisphosphate aldolase — protein sequence MPIASPEVYAEMIDRAKAGAFAYPAINVTSSQTLNAALQGFAEAGSDGIVQISTGGAEYASGPTIKNMITGAVALAEYATEVAKHYPVNIALHTDHCPKDKLDKYVRPLIAISQERVNKGLAPLFQSHMWDGSAVPLDENLQIAEELLASAAAAKIILEIEVGVVGGEEDGVSAAIDDKLYSTVEDGLATAAKLGLGERGRYLTALTFGNVHGVYKPGNVKLRPEILKEIQDAIGAKYGKEKPLDLVFHGGSGSLLSEIHGALDFGVVKMNIDTDTQYAFTRPVVDHIMKNYDGVLKIDGEVGNKKAYDPRAWGKLAENGLAKRVVEACEHLRSTGTTLAK from the coding sequence ATGCCTATCGCTTCTCCCGAGGTCTACGCCGAAATGATCGATCGCGCCAAGGCCGGCGCGTTCGCCTACCCGGCGATCAACGTGACGTCCTCGCAGACCCTCAACGCGGCCCTGCAGGGCTTCGCCGAGGCCGGCAGCGATGGCATCGTCCAGATCTCGACGGGCGGCGCGGAGTACGCGTCCGGCCCGACGATCAAGAACATGATCACCGGCGCTGTCGCGCTGGCCGAGTACGCGACCGAGGTCGCCAAGCACTACCCGGTCAACATCGCGCTGCACACCGACCACTGCCCCAAGGACAAGCTGGACAAGTACGTCCGTCCGCTGATCGCGATTTCCCAGGAGCGCGTGAACAAGGGCCTGGCCCCGCTGTTCCAGTCGCACATGTGGGACGGCTCGGCCGTGCCGCTGGACGAGAACCTGCAGATCGCCGAGGAGCTGCTGGCCTCCGCCGCGGCCGCCAAGATCATCCTGGAGATCGAGGTCGGCGTCGTCGGTGGCGAGGAGGACGGCGTCTCCGCCGCGATCGACGACAAGCTGTACTCGACCGTCGAGGACGGCCTGGCCACCGCCGCCAAGCTGGGCCTGGGCGAGCGTGGCCGCTACCTGACCGCGCTGACCTTCGGCAACGTGCACGGCGTCTACAAGCCGGGCAACGTCAAGCTCCGCCCGGAGATCCTCAAGGAGATCCAGGACGCGATCGGCGCGAAGTACGGCAAGGAGAAGCCGCTCGACCTGGTCTTCCACGGCGGCTCCGGCTCCCTGCTCTCGGAGATCCACGGTGCCCTGGACTTCGGCGTGGTCAAGATGAACATCGACACCGACACGCAGTACGCGTTCACCCGTCCGGTGGTCGACCACATCATGAAGAACTACGACGGTGTGCTGAAGATCGACGGCGAGGTCGGCAACAAGAAGGCGTACGACCCGCGCGCCTGGGGCAAGCTGGCCGAGAACGGTCTGGCCAAGCGCGTCGTCGAGGCCTGCGAGCACCTCCGCTCGACCGGCACCACGCTCGCCAAGTAA
- a CDS encoding adenylosuccinate synthase — protein MPVIVLVGAQWGDEGKGKATDLLGDRLDYVVKFNGGNNAGHTVVIDGEKYALHLLPSGILSPNVVPVIGNGVVVDLNVLFQEIDGLEARGIDTSRLRVSANAHVIASYNRSLDKVSERFLGARRIGTTGRGIGPTYADKMNRVGIRVQDLFDESILRQKVTAALAFKNQVLSKIYNRSAVKAEDVVQELLSYVDRLRPYVADTALELSQALDAGKVVLCEAGQATLLDVDHGTYPFVTSSNATSGGACTGSGIPPTRIDRVVAVLKAFTSRVGEGPFPTELHDKWGDYLREVGHEYGTTTGRPRRIGWLDLVIGRYATRINGVTDFAMTKLDNYDGLDEIPVCVAYDVNGVRHDEMPVNQTDFHHAKPIYETLPGWKQDISGCRKFEELPREAQDFVEFVEARIGARISIVGVGPGREAVIERHSVLGEA, from the coding sequence GTGCCGGTGATCGTGTTGGTCGGCGCCCAGTGGGGCGACGAGGGCAAGGGCAAAGCCACGGACCTGCTGGGCGACCGGCTCGACTACGTGGTGAAGTTCAACGGCGGTAACAACGCGGGCCACACCGTCGTCATCGACGGCGAGAAGTACGCGCTGCACCTGCTCCCGAGCGGGATCCTCTCCCCGAACGTCGTGCCGGTGATCGGTAACGGTGTCGTCGTCGACCTCAACGTGCTGTTCCAGGAGATCGACGGACTGGAAGCCCGCGGCATCGACACCTCCCGGCTGCGGGTCAGCGCCAACGCGCACGTGATCGCGTCGTACAACCGCTCGCTCGACAAGGTCTCCGAACGCTTCCTCGGCGCCCGCCGGATCGGCACCACCGGCCGCGGCATCGGCCCCACCTACGCCGACAAGATGAACCGGGTCGGCATCCGGGTGCAGGACCTCTTCGACGAGTCGATCCTGCGGCAGAAGGTGACCGCCGCCCTCGCCTTCAAGAACCAGGTCCTGTCGAAGATCTACAACCGCAGCGCGGTCAAGGCCGAGGACGTCGTCCAGGAACTGCTGTCCTACGTCGACCGGCTCCGGCCGTACGTCGCGGACACCGCCCTGGAGCTCTCCCAGGCCCTGGACGCCGGCAAGGTCGTGCTCTGCGAGGCCGGCCAGGCCACCCTGCTCGACGTCGACCACGGCACCTACCCGTTCGTGACCAGCTCGAACGCGACCTCGGGCGGTGCCTGCACCGGTTCCGGCATCCCGCCCACCCGGATCGACCGGGTGGTCGCCGTACTCAAGGCGTTCACCAGCCGGGTCGGCGAGGGCCCCTTCCCCACCGAGCTGCACGACAAGTGGGGCGACTACCTGCGTGAGGTCGGTCACGAATACGGCACCACCACCGGCCGCCCCCGCCGGATCGGCTGGCTCGACCTGGTCATCGGCCGGTACGCGACTCGGATCAACGGCGTCACCGACTTCGCGATGACCAAACTGGACAACTACGACGGCCTCGACGAGATCCCGGTCTGCGTGGCGTACGACGTGAACGGTGTCCGGCACGACGAGATGCCGGTCAACCAGACCGACTTCCACCACGCCAAGCCGATCTACGAGACGCTGCCCGGCTGGAAACAGGACATCTCCGGCTGCCGCAAGTTCGAGGAGCTTCCCCGCGAGGCGCAGGACTTCGTCGAGTTCGTCGAGGCCCGGATCGGCGCCCGGATCTCGATCGTCGGCGTCGGCCCGGGCCGCGAAGCGGTCATCGAGCGGCACTCGGTGCTCGGCGAGGCGTAG
- a CDS encoding ADP-ribosylglycohydrolase family protein: MRAASGSMFGLAYGDALGKPTEFMDYSAIVSRYGPAGPRQLHGEPALVTDDTQMALAVGEALLEVRVPTPGRLEPVLRRRFMAWAYSPENDRAPGMTCLRSIGALADGRPWIQATQTGSKGCGANMRVTPVGLVPGLTDDQRAGIAQLQAGMTHGHPTALAASELTAYAVHWLRGGLAPAHLLGALRDRCDEQRKIYRGEWLGELWRRPLVDSPEEFIARGWDECAAALDAVAAGLATGSSEGDPCLVTGAGWIAEEALATALYCYLISPDEPVAVLGRAAASSGDSDSIACLAGAFAGAALGLGAWPAGWQTQIEYADRLLKLGTTWD, from the coding sequence ATGCGTGCTGCGTCGGGATCGATGTTCGGGCTGGCCTACGGCGATGCCCTGGGCAAGCCCACCGAGTTCATGGACTACTCGGCGATCGTGTCCCGATACGGCCCCGCGGGGCCGCGTCAGTTGCACGGCGAGCCGGCCCTGGTCACCGACGACACCCAGATGGCGCTGGCGGTCGGCGAGGCGCTGCTGGAGGTGCGCGTCCCCACCCCGGGCCGGCTGGAGCCGGTGCTCCGCCGCCGCTTCATGGCCTGGGCGTACAGCCCGGAGAACGACCGTGCCCCGGGGATGACGTGTCTGCGGTCGATCGGCGCGCTGGCCGACGGCCGGCCGTGGATCCAGGCCACCCAGACCGGCTCCAAGGGCTGCGGGGCGAACATGCGGGTCACCCCGGTCGGCCTGGTTCCCGGCCTGACCGACGACCAGCGGGCGGGCATCGCCCAGTTGCAGGCCGGGATGACGCACGGGCATCCGACCGCGCTCGCGGCGAGTGAGCTCACGGCGTACGCCGTCCATTGGCTTCGTGGCGGCCTTGCGCCGGCGCACCTGCTCGGCGCCCTCCGGGACCGCTGCGACGAGCAGCGCAAGATCTACCGCGGCGAGTGGCTCGGTGAGCTGTGGCGGCGGCCGCTGGTCGACTCGCCGGAGGAGTTCATCGCCCGCGGCTGGGACGAGTGTGCGGCCGCCCTGGATGCGGTCGCGGCCGGGCTCGCGACCGGATCCTCCGAGGGCGATCCGTGCCTGGTCACCGGCGCCGGCTGGATCGCCGAGGAGGCGCTGGCCACCGCGCTCTACTGCTACCTGATCTCGCCGGACGAGCCGGTCGCGGTGCTCGGCCGGGCCGCCGCCTCGTCCGGCGACTCCGACTCGATCGCCTGCCTGGCCGGCGCGTTCGCCGGCGCCGCGCTCGGCCTCGGCGCCTGGCCGGCCGGCTGGCAGACGCAGATCGAGTACGCGGACCGCCTCCTCAAGCTGGGCACCACCTGGGACTGA